AAAACTGCTTTTTTTCTCGCAAAATTAACTTTAAGCATATAATGGATGTTTAGATTGGAATTTGTCTAATCTTTGATTTACAACATCTGATCGGTACAATTATAAAATAGACATAGGGCTCAAGCATGATTCACCATTTTCTCCTATTTTGATGTTCAATTGTTTTCATCTCATCGTTTTTATTAACTGACATAAAgtcatcaaaacaaaaatagcacGCAATACATTATTTATGCTCTTCTTTCTTATATACATCTCGGCCGCATTGCACCTACCGTATTCCAAAGTCTTTCGTTCGAATGCATTTACTCTATTTATACGTACAAATTGATGAGGGACAATTTAAAATGATGATCAGTCACAATTTCTATCTATAGCGACTAAACCAACATAGGTATAATTCAAATGTATATTGACCACTAAAAatgattttcatgtatttttctTGATCATAAACTCATAACTctcgtagtttttttttaaatccaattttttttgacaaaatatattatttaaacttctaataaaaaacaaagataTACCATCATGGACACACAGAAGAAACATCATGAACATATAGAAGAAACTAAAGATCAGAGAACATTgacatgaaaaatataaaacatttttgtaaGATCAAGACCCGATTATTTATAATTGAAAGCCTTGCTAAGACACAatctatattcaaaaaaaaattcggcCGTACTGGGTTTGAAACACATATCAGACtagttatattaaatttttagttataCAATAAATTTTCCCTGTTAAGTATCTTTGACTCATAAAATTATGTGTTGATCATTTAAGAGTAGGATGATATTTAACTAACAAACCCCatttataatcattaaataAGAAACAAATAGAACATAAATACACATATGAGTCGCACACTCTTATATTTTCAATTCATAAGGACAGCACAATATATAATGCTTCCTGACAATGTCCTGAGAGCTAATTGCTTTGTCTCCTTTGTCAAATGAAAAATGTGCCTCCGAAATCCTCCCAATAGACACAGAGGCTTTAATGCTTTTAACATGACGAGTCAAATTTTTGGGTGCCTTTTAATCTTGCTTGGAGGAGATGCAGCCATGGTCTCTCTTGATGTAACTACAACAAAACAGTGGTCATCAGCAGTTTTGAAGAATGGTTTTAAGTAGTTAGAAGAAGATATGAGAGGCTTCTGATGACATGCTAACCTTCAGGCTGGCTTTGTACAGCAGGTTCTTGAGTCTGAATTTGATCCTCTGTTTGGCTTTTACCAGGAGACGAAACTTTGAGCTGGTCTTCAGTGATCTTGAGGTAATCCTCGGTTGTGTAAGCTTTTGGTGATTCAGCATCATCTGCTTATTTCAAGGAAATCACCTTCACTAAAACTCCATTCATGAATATGAATATGGAAAACAATAACAGTAGTTACAAATTGgccaatataaaaaatttaaatttactaaACCGGGCGCATCAAAGTATGCCTGCAACATACCCAAATATTGTTCATTAGATCACATCGTCTGGTCtgtcagaaaaaaataaaagaaccaAACATGTAGCCAACTAAACTCGTTGGGCATGAACTGAAAGACCAAAccttcaacaacaaaaaaaatattacacgaACTGCACACTGCTAAACCCTCAATGCGTAACTTGCAGACCACAGAAAGTcacaaattaatttatttattttattacactatatcaaaatttataacttttgaTGATCTATAAATAGATACTAGTTTTATATGATTTGGACATATACGAAAAAGTATCATAAGTTTTAAACATTTTcagtcaaattatattatatttttattaaatatttcatacAGTTTCAACtctaactatttttatttaattttataactaTTTGTCTTTAAAAAAACAGTTGTCTATGTTTGAACTGTTATTACTAGTTACAAAATCAGAATgcaaaatatgaaacaaataaatagataaggtgttgatttttttttttttataaaaattattgtgaaatataaatattagatGTATATATGGAAGAAAGAGAAAATGATGTGTTAAGGTAAAAGTGTAAAATAGGATGTTGAAAAAACTAAACCAATGTACATAGTCTAAgaagtttatattttgttttcatctaCTCAGTGAGCTTTAATTGCTTGAGACGTACTAATGAACTGGAAGAGATGCGTCAGAGGCTGGAAGCAAGAAAGATGCTTGTGGAGAAGACATCAATTGCTTGTAAAGTCACTACACAAGATGTTAAAACGAAAGAGGATAGTCTGAGTGCAGAGGTGAGATCTTTGCTAGTTGGCGGCACAACGCTTTCAATCGCTAAAAGCAAATTGCAGGTACGATCTCATTCAACTGTCTCTTGGTTTTGTTATTAGTTAGTGATTTTGGGCGAGTATATATTGTTCGTGCTATGACCAATTGGTGAATGATTGACTACCTTATACAGTATGTTCTAAAATCTAATCACTCAATTTCtagaaaaaaattttttttaagaacctctAACAAGAGTTCTCCCATTTAACCATGAAAAAATCAATTACACTAACAagagttttaaatttttcaaatcacccaattaactataaaattatttattctctTTTCAGATAGAACAAAATGGTATGGCCAATATGAAAACATCCGAGTCCGACTATATAAAATTGTTGATTCTCTTTTCATAACTGATTCTCGAAATGGCCTTTTcatctatttaaaattattatagttACAAAGGGAAGCTATGAGAAAGCTATGAATCTCTGGTACTTTCAACTTTATGATTGTATTCCCGGCTGAGCACAACATTCTTATGCACCCATTTCACATATTAGGTGTAGTTGGTGTATTCAGTGGTTCCTTATTTAGTGTTATGTATGGTTTTTTGGTAACTTCTAGTTTAATTAGGAAAACCACAAAAAATGAATCTGCTAACGAAAGTTATAGATTcggtcaagaagaagaaacttacaACATTGTAACTGCTCAagagttttaaatttttcaaatcacccaattaattataaaattactcATTCTCTTTTCAGATAGAACAAAATGGTATGGCCAATATGAAAACCTCCGAGTCCGACTATATAAAATTGTTGATTCTCTTTTCATTACTGATTCTCGAAATGGCCCTTTCAtccatttaaaattattatagttACAAAGGGAAGCTATGAGAAAATGAAGATTTTTCATGACACAACATGAGTTTGGAACCAAGCCAACTTCAGGAAGCTTATCTTCTTCCATTgtcttatttcattaattaactCATACAGAACAAAAATATGGAAGTCCAATTTGAAAACACCCGACTATATGTGAGAATAAACGAAGCTGTGATGCGTCAGAATAATCACAAGTAGTAGTAGTAAGCATTCATAGTAGATTAAGGAGATGAAACTCCGATATGTGTCAAAAGGGCTACAAAACCAGAGGCCTTTTTGGTCACGGCAATAAATAAACCAAAGAGTTTTCAAACCATAACATAAAGAAGAGAGAGCCCCAAAAGACTAAAGTTGGGGTTAGactagatagagagagagagacagataGTCAGAGACCAACTTAAAAGTCAAATCAGGTCTTTTATTTACTGATCTACCGTTACCCACGAGCCACTTGATGACGACGCTCCTACGTTTGGTTTGCATCCCCATGCATCATCATCCCCAGTGTTGGTTTCCCAGCCTCCACCAGTGTTGGCTTCCCAGCCTCCACCAGTGTTGGCTTCCCAGCCTCCACCAGTGTTGGCTTCCCAGCCTCCACCAGTATTCTTGGAACTAAAATCCCAGCTACCCCAGTATCCTCTTCGTCCACCAAACCCACGACCGCCATCACCTAGACTGGACCAGCTTGGACCCCCACCACCATAGTTGTTGTTCTGGCTACCCCAAGCAAAACCACAACCATCCTGTTGACCCCAGCTTGATCCAACGACCTGGTTGCCCCAGTTAGATCCCCCACTAGAATAATTGTCCTTCCCCCAACTTGATATGCCATCGTTTGCCCTACCCCAGTTAAAGCATTCGCCAAATCCACCAACAGCATTCGCTTTAGCCCAGTTTGAACCGCCAATGCCAGCATCCCATCCTCTTCTTCCATCAAACCCCCAACCACCAAGCTGTTCAGAACTGCCATAACCTCGTTTGCACCAGTATGGAACCTGTCCACCATCTTTGTTCTCCTTAACCCAAGCAAAACCACCACCATCATGCTTGACCAGGTTAGATCCTCCAACTAGTTCAGCGTCTTTCGGGATCCGATGTGTTCCCCATAACAGTTTAAGCATCTGACCGTTGACATCAACCCATGAGGAGTGCTCTAGCATGGCCTTCTCTGCAGCTTGGCGGGTTGTGTAGGTGAGAAAAGCACAGCTCACACCTCTCATGCCAAAGTAGACAATAGACTCGATTTCTCCATAAGGAGAGAAACGATCACGTAGGTGCTCCTCCTGGACATTGGAGTTGAGACGACGGAGGTAGAGGGTTTTGACGGTTTGATCCCTAGGTGGATCCAAAGGGCCCATGTAAACCATTTTAAACAGTAAATCAACGGTTCCCGGATCTGGATTTGGATCACTTAAactgcagaaaaaaaaaaagttcatgttAAAACAGAGAAGAAACATCACAAAAGTGTGTTTGAGAAAGAGCGAGCTTACCCAGTAGTACGATGAGCATTTGAGTTTCTGGGAAAACTATGTGAGAAAGGACATTCATCACCAGCACTACACGTGCGACCCGATTCGAAGAAACCGCAAATCGCTGGTCGGTTCATCCTAAACCGATCAACTTGGCTCTGCATATAAACACCAAGTTTGCTCTGCATATAAACAACCAAGCAGCAAAATAAGATtaaaacctcttttttttttgtgcgaaCACCAATCTATGATTAAAACCTAATCATATATCGTTCTAAGCAACCCattcattatatattaaaacaattcCGATCCAACacacacaaaattttcaaaaccctaaacatagACGAAGAGTAGCAGATAAAACATCGACAAGGTGAGATCCACGAAAGTTATTACCTTTGAGCGACTCAAGATCCGGTTCCTCTGATCCTTCATTCTCGACGCCTTCTCCTCTCTTACAAGCCCAATGGCGAAATAGGCGACGGCTCTTTCCTTACGAAGCGACAATCTTAACTTCGGatgaacctaatatatatacgCGACGGCTGCTATTTCTTCATTAAATGCCCTTACGGGCCTCTGACCTAGTGTGTCTCAGCCCATTTAAGTGTATACCTTATCAAACTAAAATCttcatcattaaaaaaaatatatataatcaaacatatttttccCTAAAATAAGAGTATTGGTTTTATTAAAACAAGTAAATGAGTTTCTAAAATATGTGATATTACACAACTATatagtaatcttatatattttaataaagttgAAGTACCATTTTGAATTCACCCTTAATATTTACCAACTTGTGCCActctttttaattaaatttttttaacatacacGATTGGGCTCAAAATCTTTGCAAATGGGCTCAAAGTCAAATTGTTCCATTAAATTCATTAGGCATTAACTTTTTTTCGTGTTATTTGGTTGATCTGAACCGAATTTAACCAATCGTGTGTGTTTGGTTATCAAAaccattataaataaaaaaatcgatttatatcaaatgtattttaatatatctatagaTTTAATTCACTGATCATGGCATTAGCTATAATGGAATGGTTTGCTAAaccatttatttatatattatacaaaagGAAGATTTAGAGAGTTATTAGGTATTTCTTTCAGTATATTTCCCTACTATTAAAACTACATtgccaaaatttataaatactcgAATGAGATTTAAATCTATTGACATCTTACATTGTTGTGTAAGTGCAAGCATTACATTATTGTGTTTTGACATgtctatatatttaatttaaaactagcACCCGGAGAGTCAAAATCTAAGTATACTTCTTAAAGAAACAACTTAACtaagatatttttgaataacTCTTACAAAAACAGGAGAAAATAATAATGTAACCGCTGCTTAAATACATACACAATACAAATAGATAGTTTAAACATAACAATATTTCTATTATTGTTATGAAATGAAagtattattataaaaagagGAAGCCAAATTTTAAAATCACTCTTGCACTAACAGTCATAAATGAATATAAGAACTGTGCGATTCCTTGCTTCTATTGATGTTGATCTACTTGATTCTTGATGTATGAACTATAGAATGGAAACGAGAACACACACAAGCTGATTATCCAGGTTCACCCCACTCCTCCAAATTGGAGATGCCACTATATCTCCTAGGGCTGAGCCTTGATCAGCAATCCACTACTTAGCTCTAATCTTGAGTTTGGATTACACTAACAGTACCAGAAATGACTAATGCACACACTAAATAAGAAGTGTAGATTATCAGCTTATACAATCGTTTTTAAGTAGAAGAGGAAGTCAAAGATAACCTTTGACTTGGATATACAAAAGCATGAAGTAAGCTACTGAaccaccaaaacaaaaaaaaaacaagcatcACCACCAAAAGTAACGCTCAGAAACCAACACATTCTAAAGATGAAGATGGTTACTTGCAACCGAGAATCAACAAAATAACAGTCAGCCACCACAAAAGGCACCAAAATAAAAGTGCAAAAGGAAATGCCTTTTCAAGCTTCTCAGCATATTCTTTACAAGAGAAGAGTATATCTTGCTGCTGGTGCGTCTCTTCTCTGTTCGTTTGCTTTGCTTGACCCTCCAAATTGCTAATATCCGCTAGTTTTCTCCTCTGTGCACTGCTCATCAAAGATTCATTACGAATACAAACCTCTGCATAAATTTCACCACTGTGTTAGCAAAACCCCCAACACTAAGGTCAGAGCTAATAACAATCTCACCGAAACGAaatcaaaaaccctaaattccaaTAAAGGCATTAGTCGCGAGCAGCGAATGGGACGCGAGCGAGGATAGAGATATAATAATCCAATAGAAAAGACTCATAGGTGACCCCAAAGTTTTCGAATTTGATCGAAAAGGGGCAAAATACGAAAAAAGGTCTCACGAGATGAGAACAGTCAAATCCGGATAAATTACAAAGAGAAATCGAAAATGAGAAGAAGTAAGATTTTAAATTCGAACCTTCAGCAGCATAATTATCGCCGTCGAGAACCGTGGCGGAGCTCATGGTGGAGGCGGGGACGAGAAACCCTAAGTATTAAGGACTGGATCGGATTTTGGAATTTGAATCGAGGAGGGAAGACGAAGCAGAGTGAGCGGAGTGTAGGGTAAAACCGTCAAATTTTTATGCGATTCTTACTGAAACGACACACTACTTGTCGTTTTGATATATGTAGTGATTCGAATTATTCTTTGTCATCACTCTAAATATATTCCGAGCTGTTATGAAAATTTCATAACTTGAAAGTTACTTGAAAGttttaaaatactaaaactATGATTGCCTCGTAGCTTGCtatcttttaacaaaaaaaaaaatatgaagtagttaaatttattctatttttcccctctttcttttcttttcccttttTAAGTTTTGTATCCTCTATGActctatgttttcttttttatcttttactttCGAAGATATAATTGACAGCTTAATAATTGCACCAAAAATCTATCATTATTTTTACAAACTAAATGATATACAAGCatccttgacaaaaaaaaaaaaattgatataccAGCATCATAGTTAGATTCTTAAATGGGTCACTCTAAATAGAGGAGCCCCAAGGAGAGGTTTGGATTGCATATTTTGCTAGTTAGAGCCATTTTTTTAGCAGACTTGGAGACCTTTGGAGATAAGTATCTGATGGTGCCGAGTCTTTGTTCCCGAACAGCCAGTTGCAACCTACCCTAATGAACCAACAAATCCATGGGAAGACTGTGATTCTATATGGAGAGAGAAGTGAAATTGTGTCAAAATCATTGGTACGAACGCTACGTTGAGAGAGAAGTTTGATTGGAGATCATAGTTTCAATCCATAGTCGGAAGAGGTGTTCAAATCCAAAGTAGCTCATTTTCTCACCACCATTTTGTATCAGAATGTCTCCCAACATAACTATTATCTTTAACTGAACTAAAAGAATCATAATTCATCTCAAGTTTCTAAACAACAAAATTTTATCGATCTACAGCCTTGCTCATGCTCGTACTTGTATTTTCACGTCAGAGGTATTCACCTAATCAGATATAGAACATAGAAATGTTATATTTATTGCAAGTTTAGATTAATAATTCGTTTAtatttattaccatatttaagaAACTTCTGTTTTCTGATTTGGCTGGTCTTTTTCAGAAAGATAAGAGGAGAAAAAGAAGGGGATGTTTATAATGGTGGCTCATAAGAGGGTCCATATACTCAAGAGGACATCTATCACCAGCTTCTTCGGGCCTTAACCGTCCTTTCAAACAAATCCTCTCCAGAAGGAGACAATGTCAATGCAATACGTTATTGTCTGTTCATTCAGAGTTTACAACAATATAGGTAATGAAAATGGGAAGAGGACACACTAGATAACAAACCTTGCGGTTTCTTTAGTTTCTATAGCACGCTATTACTCCAGAAAATCTCCTACAAGATATTATTATCTAATCGTATCAGACTGTCACGGCTAAACAAAAGTGTTTACATGGTTTGTGGTTTCAGTTTCCTAAGAAAGTTTCAGAATTTTGATGCAACGCTAATCATTCATTGTGTAATTAAGCTGTTGTGTTCAAACATATGTCAAAGGGCAAAGGAATTGAAAACCCCAAAAGATGAACAGAGACTAATATG
Above is a window of Brassica napus cultivar Da-Ae chromosome A10, Da-Ae, whole genome shotgun sequence DNA encoding:
- the LOC106372538 gene encoding protein RNA-directed DNA methylation 3-like — protein: MKDQRNRILSRSKSKLGVYMQSQVDRFRMNRPAICGFFESGRTCSAGDECPFSHSFPRNSNAHRTTGLSDPNPDPGTVDLLFKMVYMGPLDPPRDQTVKTLYLRRLNSNVQEEHLRDRFSPYGEIESIVYFGMRGVSCAFLTYTTRQAAEKAMLEHSSWVDVNGQMLKLLWGTHRIPKDAELVGGSNLVKHDGGGFAWVKENKDGGQVPYWCKRGYGSSEQLGGWGFDGRRGWDAGIGGSNWAKANAVGGFGECFNWGRANDGISSWGKDNYSSGGSNWGNQVVGSSWGQQDGCGFAWGSQNNNYGGGGPSWSSLGDGGRGFGGRRGYWGSWDFSSKNTGGGWEANTGGGWEANTGGGWEANTGGGWETNTGDDDAWGCKPNVGASSSSGSWVTVDQ